A genomic stretch from Erigeron canadensis isolate Cc75 chromosome 9, C_canadensis_v1, whole genome shotgun sequence includes:
- the LOC122581459 gene encoding receptor-like protein kinase HERK 1 — MMGFKLLCIYVVFLLSLLSTCYAQFNPTDKYSIDCGSASNTTIGNRIFLSDNLASSYLSTPQTVLVDTSANSIPSSEYSQLYRTARIFTQTSTYTFKISQSGRHWIRLFFFPFSASNYDLTTASFSVSTRDHALLSDFKSNGSSVKEYSLNLTSGDLEITFTPSGSSFAFLNGLEVVSVPDELIQDDAMSVTPPASFRGLLNQAMETVARVNMGGPMVTSRNDSLWRTWVPDSGFLKNPNFVSNVTNPSAVRYPPGGATEEDAPRSVYGTVARMKSENDSSSNFNVTWEFPVDRGFQYLIRFHFCDIVSASPGDLYFNVYVQDSSVLKDFDLTQKVNGFLATAYFADFVTQSITSNQIRISIGPSDVKDAYPNAILNGVEIMKMNNSDGSLSGKDVPPSSKHTKSKVGVIVGVVVGVIVTILLAFVLICVYKRRKQERLNQSKIWIPLSTNGYSQTMGSKCSNGTTISAGSNFNYRCPFAAIQEATNNFDESGVIGIGGFGKVYKGVLSDGTKVAVKRGNPKSQQGLAEFQTEIEMLSQFRHRHLVSLIGYCDEKSEMILIYEYMENGTLKSHLYGSTFPSMSWKQRLEICIGAARGLHYLHTGYSKAVIHRDVKSANILLDENLMAKVADFGLSKTGPELDQTHVSTAVKGSFGYLDPEYFRRQQLTEKSDVYSFGVVLFEVLCARPVIDPSLPREKVNLAEWAMIWQKKGQLEQIIDVNLKGKIRPDSLRKFGETAEKCLADFGVDRPSMGDVLWNLEYVLQLQEAVIQNDPDENSTNVIGELSPQIHDFSHGGDDNTNTGVGQFEMSSGDDISGVSMSKVFSQLVKSEGR, encoded by the coding sequence ATGATGGGTTTTAAGTTATTGTGCATTTATGTTGTGTTTttgttatcattattatcaACTTGTTATGCACAATTTAATCCTACTGATAAATACTCTATAGATTGTGGATCTGCAAGTAATACAACAATTGGAAATAGAATATTTTTGTCAGATAATTTAGCTTCAAGTTATCTTTCAACTCCCCAAACTGTATTAGTTGATACTTCTGCTAATTCAATACCATCATCAGAATACTCACAATTATATAGAACTGCAAGAATCTTTACACAAACATCTACATACACTTTCAAAATCAGTCAGTCGGGTCGCCACTGGATCCGGCtgtttttctttccattttcgGCTAGTAATTATGATTTGACTACTGCATCTTTCTCTGTTTCCACCCGAGATCATGCTTTGTTGAGTGATTTTAAGTCGAATGGTAGTTCTGTTAAGGAGTATTCTTTGAATCTTACATCTGGTGATCTTGAAATCACTTTTACGCCTTCAGGAAGCTCGttcgctttcttgaatggtttggAAGTTGTTTCGGTCCCAGATGAGTTGATCCAAGATGATGCTATGTCTGTGACTCCTCCCGCGAGTTTTCGTGGCCTGTTGAATCAGGCCATGGAAACCGTGGCCAGGGTTAACATGGGTGGACCCATGGTCACATCTAGAAATGACTCCTTGTGGAGAACTTGGGTTCCTGATTCGGGTTTTTTGAAAAACCCAAATTTTGTCAGTAATGTGACGAATCCTAGCGCAGTTAGGTATCCGCCGGGGGGTGCTACAGAGGAGGATGCTCCTAGGAGTGTTTATGGTACTGTAGCTAGAATGAAGTCGGAAAATGACTCGAGTAGTAACTTCAATGTGACTTGGGAGTTTCCAGTGGATAGGGGTTTTCAGTACCTTATTAGGTTTCATTTTTGTGATATTGTGAGTGCGTCGCCTGGTGATCTTTACTTCAATGTTTATGTGCAAGATTCGAGtgttttgaaagattttgatCTGACTCAAAAGGTGAATGGATTCTTAGCAACTGCTTATTTTGCTGATTTTGTGACACAGTCTATTACCAGCAATCAAATTCGGATTAGTATTGGGCCATCTGATGTAAAAGATGCTTACCCGAATGCTATTTTGAATGGTGTTGAGATTATGAAGATGAATAATTCGGATGGAAGTCTTTCTGGGAAAGATGTTCCGCCTTCAAGCAAACACACGAAAAGCAAAGTAGGTGTGATTGTAGGAGTGGTTGTTGGCGTGATCGTGACTATATTGTTGGCTTTCGTGTTGATCTGTGTGTATAAACGTCGAAAACAAGAACGACTTAATCAATCAAAGATCTGGATTCCATTATCCACGAACGGGTATTCACAGACGATGGGAAGCAAATGTTCTAATGGGACTACGATCAGTGCAGGTTCGAATTTCAATTATCGGTGTCCATTTGCAGCTATTCAAGAAGCCACAAACAACTTTGATGAAAGTGGGGTGATTGGAATTGGTGGTTTTGGTAAAGTATATAAAGGCGTTTTAAGTGATGGAACCAAAGTCGCTGTAAAGAGAGGTAACCCGAAATCGCAACAAGGTTTAGCTGAGTTTCAAACAGAAATCGAGATGCTTTCACAGTTTCGCCATCGTCATTTGGTGTCCCTGATTGGTTATTGTGACGAAAAGAGTGAAATGATTCtgatatatgagtatatggAAAACGGGACCTTAAAGAGTCATCTTTACGGGTCAACGTTTCCCAGTATGAGTTGGAAGCAACGCCTTGAAATCTGCATAGGTGCAGCCCGTGGGCTACATTATCTTCACACGGGTTATTCAAAAGCTGTTATCCATCGTGATGTGAAGTCAGCTAACATATtacttgatgaaaatctcaTGGCTAAAGTTGCTGATTTTGGGCTGTCAAAGACCGGGCCTGAGCTTGACCAGACCCATGTGAGTACTGCAGTCAAAGGGAGTTTTGGGTACTTAGATCCAGAGTACTTTAGACGACAACAGCTGACTGAGAAATCCGATGTGTATTCATTTGGCGTCGTTTTGTTTGAAGTTTTATGTGCACGACCTGTAATCGACCCATCTCTTCCTCGAGAAAAGGTGAACTTAGCCGAATGGGCTATGATATGGCAGAAAAAGGGGCAACTGGAGCAAATAATCGATGTTAATCTAAAGGGAAAAATCCGGCCAGATTCTCTTAGAAAGTTTGGTGAAACCGCTGAGAAATGTTTAGCAGATTTTGGGGTTGACCGGCCTTCCATGGGCGATGTTTTGTGGAATCTTGAATATGTACTTCAACTTCAAGAAGCGGTTATACAAAACGACCCGGATGAGAACAGTACAAATGTGATTGGGGAATTGTCTCCACAGATTCATGATTTTAGCCATGGAGGGGACGATAACACCAATACTGGTGTTGGTCAGTTTGAAATGTCGAGTGGAGATGACATTTCGGGCGTTTCAATGAGCAAGGTTTTCTCACAGTTGGTGAAATCGGAAGGTAGATGA